One genomic region from Evansella sp. LMS18 encodes:
- a CDS encoding YggT family protein: MRILIYIINFILGVIQFLLGIRIVLQLFNANEEAPFVQWIFENSAPLLEPFANIFPVIQLDGRFELDLTALFAIFIYSIAGYFLMQIIGMIGGGRRR, translated from the coding sequence ATGCGAATATTAATATACATCATTAATTTTATATTAGGAGTTATTCAGTTCCTTCTTGGAATAAGGATTGTACTTCAGTTGTTTAATGCGAATGAAGAGGCGCCGTTTGTGCAGTGGATATTTGAAAACAGCGCTCCTCTTCTGGAGCCATTTGCCAATATTTTTCCGGTCATACAGTTGGACGGAAGATTTGAACTGGACTTGACGGCACTTTTTGCAATATTTATTTATTCCATTGCAGGCTATTTCCTGATGCAGATCATCGGAATGATTGGAGGAGGGAGAAGGAGGTAG
- a CDS encoding nuclear transport factor 2 family protein — MESRAADLVQKQLDAYNAQNLEEFLSVYSEDVEIRDFPSNNLVYKGIDKMRERYGKLFKDNPQQHAQLLGRIEQENFVIDHEKVTGRSNGKEVFAIAMYETDGAHITKVWFKK, encoded by the coding sequence ATGGAAAGCAGAGCAGCCGACCTTGTCCAAAAACAGCTTGATGCTTATAACGCACAAAATCTTGAGGAGTTTTTAAGTGTATACAGTGAAGATGTGGAAATCCGTGATTTTCCGTCAAATAACCTTGTCTATAAGGGTATCGATAAGATGAGGGAAAGATACGGGAAACTTTTCAAAGACAATCCTCAGCAGCATGCCCAGCTTCTCGGAAGGATCGAGCAGGAAAACTTTGTTATCGACCACGAAAAGGTGACAGGGAGATCGAATGGAAAGGAAGTTTTTGCGATAGCTATGTATGAAACGGATGGTGCACATATTACGAAAGTCTGGTTCAAAAAGTAG
- a CDS encoding MFS transporter, with protein sequence MAKEKSKGLVILAIGSIPLIMTLGNSMLIPILPQMQSELGISAFQASLTITVFSVSAAIFIPVLGYLSDRISRKAIIVPALFLYGTGGLLAGLAAAWFANPYTWIIAGRTMQGIGAAGTAPIAMALTGDLFKGGAQSKVLGLVEASNGFGKVLSPIAGSLLALIVWYGPFLGFPVFCLISILLTMFFIRERKKKKTPPPFGKYMHGLLTVFKHEGRWLFTAYLAGAVCLLTLFGILFYLSDTLETQYDIRGVLKGFVLAVPLLFMMTTSYITGSKIGKIMKRMKLMILIGFLLMTISFASLVFFTKLVPFIAVLVISSIGTGLVLPCLNSLITGSVGKARRGFVTSLYGSVRFLGVAAGPPIYGWLMGWSRTGMFLITAGLTLSIGLLCLLLIHVKDPKEQEKDDSGSVFTKLQVTTE encoded by the coding sequence TTGGCCAAAGAAAAGAGTAAGGGACTCGTAATTCTGGCAATAGGATCCATCCCGCTTATAATGACTCTTGGGAATTCCATGTTAATACCTATTCTGCCGCAAATGCAGTCAGAATTAGGAATAAGCGCTTTTCAGGCGAGTTTAACAATAACAGTTTTTTCGGTATCTGCAGCAATTTTCATTCCGGTCTTAGGGTATTTATCTGACCGCATATCAAGAAAAGCTATCATAGTTCCAGCATTATTCCTATACGGCACAGGAGGACTTCTTGCCGGCCTTGCAGCTGCCTGGTTCGCCAACCCATATACGTGGATTATTGCCGGAAGGACAATGCAGGGAATTGGTGCAGCAGGCACTGCGCCGATAGCTATGGCTCTGACAGGGGATTTATTCAAAGGGGGGGCGCAGAGTAAAGTACTCGGTCTGGTCGAAGCATCAAACGGGTTTGGAAAAGTTCTCTCCCCGATAGCAGGGTCGCTTCTGGCGCTAATTGTCTGGTACGGCCCATTTTTAGGATTTCCTGTTTTTTGCCTGATCTCTATATTATTGACGATGTTTTTTATAAGAGAGAGGAAAAAGAAGAAAACACCGCCCCCTTTCGGAAAGTATATGCATGGACTGCTGACTGTGTTTAAGCATGAAGGCCGGTGGCTTTTTACTGCGTATCTTGCCGGGGCAGTGTGCCTGCTTACATTATTCGGAATCTTATTTTACCTGTCTGATACACTGGAAACCCAGTATGACATAAGGGGAGTCCTCAAAGGATTTGTCCTCGCAGTTCCCCTTTTGTTCATGATGACTACTTCCTATATAACAGGGAGCAAAATCGGAAAAATTATGAAGCGTATGAAATTGATGATTCTTATAGGATTCCTGCTGATGACTATTTCATTTGCGTCTCTTGTTTTCTTTACAAAGCTGGTTCCGTTTATTGCTGTCCTTGTGATCAGCAGCATTGGTACAGGGCTGGTGCTTCCGTGCCTGAACAGTCTGATTACAGGTTCTGTCGGAAAAGCGAGAAGAGGGTTTGTTACGTCGTTATATGGTTCCGTCCGTTTTCTCGGTGTTGCGGCAGGTCCGCCTATTTACGGCTGGCTGATGGGCTGGTCCAGAACAGGGATGTTTCTCATAACGGCCGGCTTGACTTTAAGTATAGGATTGCTTTGCCTCTTGCTTATACACGTAAAAGATCCAAAGGAGCAGGAAAAAGACGATTCCGGCTCCGTCTTTACAAAACTCCAGGTTACTACAGAATAA
- a CDS encoding tripartite tricarboxylate transporter permease, with amino-acid sequence MEFIWHVFEFYHIIILVLGLFLGILIGALPGLTPTMGVALMIPFTFSLGAADGLILLGGIYCGSVFGGSIPAILFNVPGAPASVATTFDGYPMAQQGKAGKALELAVISSVAGGLFGMFLLIFFAPFFTKFSLQFGPAETFWIAVFGITVIAAISDGSVGKNLIGGAVGILLSFIGISTVTGTARFTLGFDGLVGGLHIVAVLIGLFAFPQALRLIESLPRREKLMRADASRGKSTLSQSFADVFKRPKSVTIGSGIGALIGIIPGAGGNIASILAYNEAKRFSKDKSRFGKGEAKGVIAAESANNAMVGASLIPLLTLGIPGSPTAAIFLGGLLIHGIWPGRNLFIDNAETAYVFLYSMVAAQFVLLFLGLLMIKYMTRLTSIPAYFMAPVILSFSIIGAYTTQNSVFDIYTVVVIGCLMFLFQKFKFSPAPVALGFILGSIAEEGFLQGLQVGSARGSSFFYFFSGGWNIALFCLVVLTIAISVVQGWKNKEKVTARFSIKKILSAAALCWIAAGSLAALSLLYLNSLVFELRIFPQIILFVLIVLIGAEVIKALQDREAGEITSGERRLSERAVLIVILIVTAVSLLTNVLGYYLQVFILMVSVPLAVYLKKWNGISIKKIFLLAVVFTLILYVVFTLILKVPLPVFPSW; translated from the coding sequence ATGGAATTCATCTGGCATGTATTTGAATTTTACCACATTATTATTCTTGTCCTCGGCTTATTTTTAGGTATTTTAATCGGGGCCCTTCCTGGATTGACTCCAACGATGGGAGTCGCTTTAATGATTCCTTTCACGTTCTCCCTTGGGGCGGCGGACGGACTTATTCTCCTGGGAGGCATTTACTGCGGCAGTGTATTTGGCGGATCCATTCCGGCAATCTTATTCAACGTGCCAGGGGCACCTGCTTCCGTCGCGACCACTTTTGATGGTTATCCTATGGCACAGCAGGGCAAAGCCGGGAAAGCATTAGAACTGGCGGTAATTTCATCGGTTGCAGGCGGCTTGTTCGGGATGTTTCTGCTTATCTTCTTCGCACCATTTTTCACAAAATTCTCTCTGCAATTCGGACCTGCGGAGACGTTTTGGATAGCCGTCTTCGGAATCACAGTTATTGCGGCTATCTCTGATGGGTCAGTGGGGAAAAACCTGATCGGCGGGGCAGTCGGCATACTTTTGTCTTTTATAGGGATTAGTACTGTAACAGGCACAGCAAGGTTTACGTTAGGCTTTGACGGGCTGGTCGGAGGTTTGCATATCGTAGCCGTTTTAATAGGCCTGTTTGCCTTTCCGCAGGCATTAAGGCTTATTGAATCACTGCCTCGCAGAGAAAAACTCATGAGAGCAGATGCTTCCAGGGGTAAATCAACATTAAGCCAGTCGTTCGCTGATGTGTTTAAACGTCCAAAATCCGTCACTATCGGAAGCGGGATTGGTGCTCTGATTGGAATAATACCTGGTGCTGGCGGAAACATCGCCAGTATACTCGCCTATAATGAAGCGAAACGTTTTTCAAAAGATAAATCAAGATTCGGCAAAGGTGAAGCAAAAGGAGTTATCGCCGCCGAAAGTGCGAATAACGCGATGGTAGGAGCTTCGTTAATACCTCTCCTTACTCTTGGCATCCCCGGTTCGCCAACCGCGGCAATATTTCTTGGAGGACTCCTGATTCATGGTATCTGGCCCGGGAGAAACCTGTTTATTGACAATGCAGAAACAGCCTATGTGTTTTTATACAGTATGGTAGCTGCCCAGTTTGTACTGCTTTTTTTAGGGCTTCTGATGATAAAATATATGACACGGCTTACGAGTATTCCGGCATACTTCATGGCACCTGTGATATTATCATTTTCAATCATTGGCGCGTACACCACCCAGAACAGTGTTTTTGATATATATACAGTAGTAGTGATCGGCTGCCTTATGTTTCTTTTTCAAAAGTTTAAATTTTCGCCAGCACCAGTGGCTCTCGGGTTTATACTGGGCTCCATCGCGGAAGAAGGTTTTCTGCAGGGGCTTCAGGTAGGCAGTGCAAGAGGCTCGTCCTTTTTCTACTTTTTTTCCGGAGGCTGGAATATTGCCTTGTTCTGCTTAGTTGTTCTGACCATTGCCATTTCTGTTGTGCAGGGCTGGAAGAACAAAGAGAAAGTGACAGCGCGTTTTTCTATTAAAAAAATCTTGTCTGCTGCTGCTCTTTGCTGGATAGCTGCAGGCTCCTTAGCTGCTTTGTCCCTGTTATACTTAAACAGTCTTGTGTTTGAACTAAGAATATTTCCTCAAATTATCTTATTTGTCCTTATTGTATTAATTGGGGCTGAAGTAATTAAAGCGCTTCAGGATAGAGAAGCAGGGGAGATCACATCAGGGGAAAGGCGTCTGTCTGAACGGGCAGTCCTTATAGTGATTCTTATTGTGACTGCTGTATCTCTTTTAACGAATGTCCTGGGTTATTATTTGCAGGTGTTCATTTTAATGGTTAGCGTGCCGTTAGCAGTTTACTTGAAAAAATGGAACGGTATCTCCATCAAAAAGATTTTCCTCCTTGCAGTTGTTTTCACCCTAATTTTATATGTGGTTTTTACCCTTATTCTTAAAGTACCTTTGCCAGTCTTTCCTTCATGGTAG
- a CDS encoding tripartite tricarboxylate transporter substrate binding protein, which yields MEKRVKLYFSSILACLLLLTLASCSSDSADDQFPEKSIQLIVAFSPGAATDTQARIISKYAQEYLGQELVIVNKPGGGGQVGWNSFASVAPDGYTLAAYNLPHIITQPLVSDTTFELDTFEPLVNWGGDPTVFAVPKDSEITNLEELIKKAEDTPGSITVGNAGMYVGQHLATLLLEDSAGIELESVPFQGAADAIASVLGGHTDVVSGNLSDIYRLGDEVIPLAIATEERHTFAPDIPTFAELGYPEVNMSTDRGIAAREGTPEDVIKKLEEAFMNILEDEDFLAEMEQAGADMLILTREEVMEDMKVRTETYNELLKSIGVID from the coding sequence ATGGAAAAACGGGTAAAGCTTTATTTTTCCTCGATACTTGCTTGTCTTCTGTTACTCACCTTGGCTTCCTGCTCTTCCGATTCTGCTGATGACCAGTTTCCTGAGAAAAGCATTCAGCTGATTGTAGCCTTTTCTCCAGGAGCTGCCACCGACACACAGGCGAGAATCATTTCGAAGTATGCTCAGGAATACTTAGGCCAGGAACTGGTTATTGTAAATAAACCTGGCGGCGGAGGACAGGTGGGGTGGAACTCTTTTGCTTCCGTAGCCCCTGATGGCTATACTCTTGCGGCCTATAATCTGCCTCATATCATTACACAGCCTCTTGTGAGTGATACCACTTTCGAACTGGACACATTTGAACCCCTTGTAAACTGGGGCGGTGATCCTACTGTTTTCGCGGTTCCGAAGGACAGTGAGATTACAAACCTGGAAGAACTGATCAAAAAAGCGGAGGATACGCCAGGCTCAATAACTGTAGGAAACGCCGGAATGTATGTGGGGCAGCATCTTGCCACCTTGCTCCTTGAGGATTCAGCCGGGATTGAGCTTGAATCGGTTCCTTTTCAAGGAGCCGCTGATGCTATCGCGTCAGTGCTGGGCGGCCATACAGATGTAGTTTCCGGAAATCTGTCTGATATATACCGTCTCGGGGACGAAGTGATCCCTTTAGCGATAGCGACCGAAGAACGCCACACCTTCGCACCTGATATACCTACATTTGCAGAACTGGGCTATCCGGAAGTGAACATGAGTACCGACCGGGGCATTGCAGCGAGGGAAGGAACACCTGAGGATGTCATTAAAAAGCTGGAAGAAGCTTTTATGAACATTCTGGAAGATGAAGACTTTCTCGCAGAGATGGAACAGGCAGGCGCAGACATGCTGATTTTAACCAGAGAAGAAGTAATGGAGGATATGAAGGTTCGCACGGAAACTTATAATGAGTTGTTAAAATCTATTGGAGTTATAGATTAA
- a CDS encoding YitT family protein codes for MRSSVRSYLLVTCGAAIQGFAMAMFLFPNSIPSGGAGGLAVLLNYWFNIPLSFALWFVNFSLLVVAVYWLGNASALGTMYGISITSLSIHFFTVTLPMPSMNLWFDLIIGSVILGFGIGILLRQGVSNGGMGVIALLFSKYRDIPPGRPLLLLNGSIFILTASVIDWMIILLAITSQWISTHIVDIVFKIEVHPRIRKVTHLPASVAWRKK; via the coding sequence GTGCGCAGTTCAGTTAGATCTTATCTGCTGGTCACTTGCGGAGCAGCGATACAGGGGTTTGCCATGGCTATGTTTCTCTTCCCTAACTCTATTCCTTCCGGAGGTGCAGGCGGCCTTGCTGTGCTGCTGAATTACTGGTTTAACATCCCCCTTAGCTTTGCTTTATGGTTCGTTAACTTTTCACTCCTTGTGGTCGCTGTATACTGGCTGGGCAATGCAAGTGCACTTGGTACAATGTACGGCATTTCCATTACCTCTCTGAGCATACACTTTTTCACAGTGACTCTCCCAATGCCCTCTATGAACCTGTGGTTTGACTTAATAATTGGTTCAGTCATACTTGGTTTTGGGATTGGCATACTTCTCAGACAAGGTGTATCAAACGGCGGGATGGGTGTTATTGCCCTTCTCTTTTCAAAATACCGGGATATCCCTCCAGGACGGCCTTTGTTGTTATTAAACGGATCCATATTTATACTCACCGCTTCTGTCATCGACTGGATGATCATTCTTCTCGCAATCACTTCACAGTGGATTTCCACTCATATTGTTGATATTGTTTTTAAAATTGAAGTCCACCCGAGGATCAGAAAGGTAACTCACTTACCGGCTTCCGTGGCCTGGAGAAAGAAATAA
- a CDS encoding GNAT family N-acetyltransferase: MLKKRDLQDCHVLYDLMVHPDVFPFVRQKADSYEEFLFISKHTIEAEEQGLIISRTILDDWGIPAGTISLFDIDNKAGFLGTWIGKPYHGMGFNTRAKDLFFAELFYELGIETVYMKIRKENLRSNKAAEKLPYAINANETRKALFEEINQGSKKFNLYEVPKDLFTLHTMRQSNIDVLEGHVREA, translated from the coding sequence ATGCTGAAAAAACGTGACTTGCAGGACTGTCATGTTCTTTATGACTTAATGGTGCATCCCGATGTCTTCCCTTTTGTGCGCCAGAAAGCCGATTCTTATGAAGAGTTTTTATTTATTTCAAAACATACAATTGAGGCTGAAGAGCAAGGATTGATTATATCCAGGACAATCCTCGACGATTGGGGCATTCCTGCAGGCACCATCAGCCTGTTCGATATCGATAACAAGGCCGGTTTCCTCGGCACATGGATTGGCAAGCCATATCACGGAATGGGTTTTAATACTCGTGCGAAAGATTTATTTTTTGCTGAACTTTTTTATGAGCTTGGGATCGAAACCGTTTATATGAAAATCAGAAAAGAAAATCTCCGTTCTAACAAAGCGGCGGAAAAACTTCCTTATGCCATTAATGCTAACGAAACGCGAAAAGCATTATTTGAGGAAATTAACCAGGGGAGTAAAAAATTCAATCTTTACGAGGTTCCAAAAGATCTGTTTACTCTCCACACAATGCGTCAAAGTAATATCGATGTACTGGAAGGGCATGTAAGAGAAGCATAA
- a CDS encoding dynamin family protein, translated as MSITDALHQQEETIPFSVEEKFRLKKLEDKQKEKIFEVAFCGHFSAGKSTILNKLLGAEVLPTSPIPTSANIIRISNGELGLKVQSEEEKEKSWEGEIPWNQVREWGMNGNDISGMTITAPLPFLGEHSAILDTPGVDSTDETHEAVTLEQLYTTDVIVYAMDYNHVQSETNLYFLKQLSTEKKPVYILINQVDKHNENEIPFSVFKQSVKDVFSRWEIDYLDLFFTTMKEPDHRLNEFPRFEKTIKSLLYNSGGLLEGSRSRLEQGFFSAVENRLQEEEQERKDTIISEMEERGFRAEQLSEKEGLMQELETVRNYEEQLEEGFEEEIGRLFKNVTLFPYSTTELARNWIESIQPGFKVGLLFSGKKTKEEQESRLGKLTADLQDKVKTQLLFHLQSYYRTVDRTKLSNVEEFEKAIDELDYEVTPELLTSNVKTGHSSRDYVFTFTGEITTLIIRDLRGKAQNLLNIQLKGMKDYYARREQELTTKLKEFEELEEYQVKLDELSAHYNEQLKVVREKLGEYPSSRFFTDQLRDTEKNGFPDNSFNGFENIVLPEESVIETDWSEVSEVSSVDFSEEETAKWLGNIKDVLQKNDGRKLLSQERGNLLKRIDRYENQRFIVSLFGAFSAGKSSFANALIGEEVLPVSPNPTTATVNTVEKSTEENKHGTALVYIKSEKALNEEIGKVSGQLDADLDINSLKSWKANIKDYFSSMQRTYAEYLMTIKESLSVSPWKLGGSFSVPVSEMQNLVADESKACLIDKVNIFYDCPVTEQGIVLVDTPGVNSIHGRHTNVAFQQMRQSDAIFYLTYYNHAFSKADEYFLQQMGKVNESFGSDKLYFVINASDLAGSPGELNGVRKHVHDQLVRNGIDKPRLYHLSSREGLKAKKKNSEEKTDFSYFEKSFYDHTIIELKQLSQKMIRHELQQLSDKANDSLAFMRSEEKEQKQKHEELKDKVAAERERVGKVSFTDASRDVLQEFDQLVVYLRDRMKYVLNDYYSTAVNVTVLTGDTKKELQDQLKGAINDWKGQGEYFLKQELEATLIRIEEKLKRRTEEWITYQAQEMKQELPYLYCDNEVEIEPVELNEVNNKIAVRAGEFTGYVKSKKDFFENGKVKELKEVLVSAGAEAAAETVMESAEKIKVRVQGRLQEVEKEVRIRLTSAAENELERFEVMFDKEEEESLEREAEELKKYVV; from the coding sequence ATGAGCATAACAGATGCACTTCATCAGCAGGAGGAAACAATCCCTTTTTCTGTTGAAGAGAAGTTTCGCTTGAAAAAGCTTGAGGATAAACAAAAAGAAAAGATATTCGAGGTGGCATTCTGCGGCCACTTTTCAGCAGGTAAATCAACTATTTTAAATAAACTTCTGGGAGCAGAGGTGCTGCCCACAAGCCCGATTCCGACCAGCGCTAACATTATCAGGATATCGAATGGTGAGCTGGGGCTCAAGGTTCAATCCGAGGAAGAAAAGGAAAAATCCTGGGAAGGAGAGATTCCATGGAACCAGGTTCGGGAGTGGGGGATGAACGGGAATGATATCTCCGGGATGACGATAACAGCTCCTCTGCCATTCCTTGGGGAGCACAGCGCCATCCTTGATACACCAGGGGTGGACTCCACTGATGAAACTCATGAGGCAGTCACCCTGGAACAGCTGTATACGACAGACGTGATTGTTTATGCGATGGATTATAATCATGTGCAGTCTGAAACGAATCTATATTTCCTGAAACAGCTGAGCACAGAGAAAAAGCCTGTGTATATTTTAATTAACCAGGTTGATAAGCATAATGAAAACGAAATTCCGTTTTCAGTATTTAAACAGTCGGTTAAAGACGTATTCAGCCGCTGGGAAATCGATTACCTAGATTTGTTCTTTACAACGATGAAAGAGCCGGACCACCGTCTGAATGAATTTCCCCGATTTGAAAAAACGATAAAGTCACTGCTCTATAATAGTGGCGGACTTCTTGAAGGCTCCAGGTCCAGGCTGGAACAAGGTTTTTTCAGTGCTGTGGAAAACCGTCTGCAGGAAGAGGAGCAGGAGCGGAAAGATACGATAATCTCAGAAATGGAAGAGAGAGGTTTCAGAGCGGAACAGTTATCTGAGAAAGAAGGCCTCATGCAGGAACTTGAAACGGTGAGGAATTATGAAGAGCAGCTGGAAGAGGGCTTTGAAGAAGAAATCGGGAGACTCTTCAAAAATGTAACCTTATTCCCGTATTCCACTACTGAGCTGGCAAGGAACTGGATCGAGAGTATTCAGCCTGGTTTTAAAGTTGGCTTGTTGTTCTCCGGAAAGAAAACGAAAGAGGAGCAGGAGAGCCGCCTTGGAAAACTGACAGCAGATCTCCAGGATAAGGTGAAGACTCAGCTATTATTCCACCTACAGTCATATTACCGTACGGTTGACAGGACAAAGCTTTCCAATGTGGAAGAATTCGAAAAAGCCATTGATGAACTGGATTATGAAGTGACCCCTGAATTACTAACGTCCAATGTTAAGACAGGGCATTCCAGCAGAGATTACGTATTTACTTTTACAGGCGAGATCACCACGCTTATTATCCGGGATCTCAGAGGTAAAGCACAGAATCTCCTCAATATTCAGCTCAAGGGTATGAAGGATTATTACGCCAGAAGAGAACAGGAGCTTACCACAAAACTAAAGGAATTTGAGGAACTGGAAGAATACCAGGTAAAGCTTGATGAACTGTCTGCACACTATAATGAGCAGTTGAAAGTTGTAAGGGAGAAGCTGGGGGAATACCCTTCCAGCCGCTTTTTCACAGACCAGCTTCGTGATACGGAGAAAAATGGCTTTCCAGATAACTCTTTTAATGGCTTTGAAAATATAGTACTGCCTGAAGAAAGTGTTATTGAAACAGACTGGTCTGAAGTGTCTGAAGTTAGTTCTGTGGATTTTTCGGAAGAAGAGACTGCCAAGTGGCTTGGAAATATAAAAGATGTTCTTCAGAAAAACGATGGGAGAAAGCTGCTCAGCCAGGAACGTGGAAATCTGTTGAAACGAATAGACCGATATGAAAATCAGCGTTTTATCGTTTCTTTATTCGGTGCGTTCAGTGCTGGAAAGTCCAGCTTTGCGAACGCATTGATTGGCGAAGAGGTGCTGCCGGTTTCGCCAAACCCAACGACTGCGACAGTAAACACGGTGGAAAAATCCACTGAGGAAAATAAGCACGGCACAGCTTTAGTTTATATTAAATCAGAAAAAGCGTTAAATGAAGAGATAGGCAAGGTCAGCGGCCAGCTTGATGCTGATCTGGACATTAATTCTCTTAAGAGCTGGAAGGCAAACATTAAGGATTATTTTTCAAGTATGCAAAGAACGTACGCTGAGTATTTGATGACAATCAAGGAAAGTCTTTCAGTCTCACCTTGGAAACTGGGAGGAAGCTTTTCAGTACCGGTTTCTGAAATGCAGAATCTTGTTGCTGATGAAAGCAAAGCGTGTCTAATTGATAAAGTGAACATTTTTTATGACTGCCCGGTAACCGAACAGGGTATTGTGCTCGTTGACACCCCGGGAGTTAACTCCATCCATGGGCGGCATACAAATGTAGCATTTCAGCAAATGCGGCAGTCGGATGCGATCTTTTATTTAACGTATTATAATCACGCTTTTTCTAAGGCAGATGAGTACTTCCTTCAGCAAATGGGAAAAGTGAACGAAAGTTTCGGCAGCGATAAGCTGTATTTCGTAATCAATGCATCAGACCTTGCGGGAAGCCCAGGGGAGCTGAACGGAGTAAGAAAACATGTGCACGACCAGCTTGTCCGGAACGGGATCGATAAGCCGCGGCTGTATCATCTTTCAAGCAGGGAAGGTCTGAAGGCTAAAAAGAAAAATAGCGAAGAGAAGACGGATTTTTCTTATTTCGAAAAGTCATTCTATGACCATACAATTATAGAGCTTAAGCAGCTCAGCCAGAAGATGATCCGGCATGAGCTCCAGCAGCTGTCTGATAAGGCAAATGACAGTTTAGCGTTTATGAGATCAGAGGAGAAAGAACAGAAACAAAAGCACGAGGAGCTGAAGGATAAAGTTGCAGCGGAGCGGGAACGTGTCGGAAAAGTTTCGTTCACTGACGCTTCGAGGGATGTTCTGCAGGAATTTGATCAGCTTGTTGTATACTTGCGGGATCGGATGAAGTACGTTCTGAATGACTATTATTCAACGGCTGTCAATGTCACTGTGCTGACTGGCGACACGAAGAAAGAACTGCAGGACCAGCTCAAAGGCGCAATTAACGATTGGAAGGGACAGGGCGAATATTTCCTGAAGCAGGAGCTTGAGGCCACACTCATCCGGATTGAAGAAAAACTGAAACGCCGTACGGAAGAATGGATTACCTATCAGGCACAGGAAATGAAACAGGAGCTTCCGTACCTTTATTGTGACAATGAGGTGGAGATTGAGCCTGTGGAATTAAATGAAGTGAATAACAAAATTGCTGTTCGTGCCGGCGAATTTACTGGTTATGTAAAATCCAAAAAAGACTTTTTTGAAAACGGAAAAGTCAAAGAGCTAAAGGAAGTTCTTGTATCAGCTGGTGCAGAAGCAGCTGCAGAAACGGTCATGGAA